Below is a window of Streptomyces sp. ITFR-16 DNA.
ATAGGTGGTGGTCGAGTAGCGCACGCCCTCGCTCTCCAGCGCCGCCGCGCGGTGCGCGCGCACCGCGCTCATGTCCACCTCGGTGTCGAGGAAGACGGGCGAGAAGTCCCGGATCACCTCCAGGAAGAACAGCGTGTGCCGGCGCTGCCGGGGGAGCGGCTCACCCGCCTCGGGGGTGCTCAAGGCGCCACCGCCAGCAGATACACGTCCTGCAGACTGGCCGCCTCCAGCACATCGGCCAGCGGCAGCGAACGCCCGGTCTCCCGCTCCAAGACCGTGCACAGCGCCAGCAGATGCACCGAGTCCCACGACTCCACGGTGTCCAGCCCGCGCCCGAGGTCCTCGGCGGTCACGGGCAGGGCGAGTTCGTCCCGCAGCAGCGTGACGAAGTCATCGACGGTCTTCACGGGAGGTCCCTTCGAAACGCGC
It encodes the following:
- a CDS encoding acyl carrier protein, translating into MKTVDDFVTLLRDELALPVTAEDLGRGLDTVESWDSVHLLALCTVLERETGRSLPLADVLEAASLQDVYLLAVAP